A section of the Leminorella richardii genome encodes:
- a CDS encoding YnhF family membrane protein codes for MSAELKWSLSTVVLALAVIVTYSLIAVTH; via the coding sequence ATGTCTGCTGAGTTAAAATGGTCTTTAAGTACAGTCGTTCTGGCGTTGGCGGTGATTGTTACCTATAGTCTGATTGCCGTTACGCACTGA
- a CDS encoding fructosamine kinase family protein: protein MWQSVSRLLSEYLGETYTIIEKEELPGGDIHHARRISNGVTEVFIKYDTRDILPIFTAESDQLAALAKSGTVRVPKVYGVGSDRDFSFLLLEYLPLKPLDAHYAYCLGQQLARLHQWSEQPQFGFDFDSDLATTPQPNRWQRYWNVFFAEQRIGWQLQLAQEKGYHFGDIDETIALVSQRLKGHHPQPSLLHGDLWPANCGVSAAGAVIFDPACYWGDRECDLAMLPLYSELPAQIYDGYQSVWPLPVDFIERQPLYQLYYLLNRANLFGGEHVEVARRAVERVFGKEG, encoded by the coding sequence ATGTGGCAATCCGTCAGTCGTTTATTGAGTGAGTATCTGGGCGAGACTTATACAATCATCGAAAAAGAGGAGTTGCCGGGAGGGGACATCCATCATGCACGCAGGATCAGTAACGGCGTAACTGAGGTTTTTATCAAGTATGACACGCGCGATATTTTACCCATTTTTACCGCTGAGTCCGATCAGTTGGCGGCACTGGCAAAAAGCGGTACCGTTCGAGTACCGAAAGTCTACGGTGTCGGATCAGATCGCGACTTCAGTTTCCTTCTTCTGGAATATCTTCCCCTCAAGCCGCTGGATGCACACTACGCGTACTGTTTGGGGCAGCAGCTAGCCAGGCTTCATCAGTGGAGTGAACAGCCTCAGTTTGGCTTTGATTTCGATAGCGACTTGGCAACAACGCCTCAGCCTAATCGCTGGCAGCGATATTGGAACGTTTTCTTCGCTGAACAGCGTATAGGATGGCAGCTGCAGTTGGCTCAGGAAAAAGGCTATCACTTTGGTGATATTGACGAAACGATTGCCCTTGTTAGTCAGCGCTTGAAAGGGCACCACCCACAACCTTCACTGCTGCACGGTGACCTGTGGCCAGCCAACTGTGGCGTTAGCGCGGCGGGCGCTGTGATATTTGACCCGGCCTGCTATTGGGGGGATCGAGAGTGTGACCTTGCCATGCTGCCTTTGTACTCTGAGCTTCCGGCACAGATCTACGATGGCTATCAAAGCGTCTGGCCGTTGCCCGTTGATTTTATCGAACGACAGCCGCTGTATCAGCTCTATTACCTGCTCAATCGCGCTAATCTGTTTGGCGGCGAACACGTTGAGGTTGCTCGGCGTGCTGTTGAAAGAGTGTTTGGTAAAGAAGGTTAA
- the yciH gene encoding stress response translation initiation inhibitor YciH, with amino-acid sequence MSDNRVVYSTESGRIKPQEEKVERPKGDGIVRIQRQTSGRKGKGVCIISGLDLDDAELQKLTAELKKKCGCGGALKMGQIEIQGDKRDELKVLLECKGFKVKLAGG; translated from the coding sequence ATGAGCGATAACCGCGTAGTTTACAGCACTGAGTCTGGGCGGATTAAGCCGCAGGAAGAGAAGGTTGAGCGTCCTAAAGGGGACGGTATCGTTCGCATTCAGCGCCAAACCAGCGGCCGTAAGGGAAAGGGCGTATGTATCATCAGCGGGCTGGATCTGGACGATGCAGAGTTGCAAAAGTTAACCGCCGAGCTGAAGAAAAAGTGCGGCTGTGGCGGCGCGCTGAAAATGGGGCAGATTGAAATTCAAGGCGATAAGCGCGATGAGCTCAAAGTCTTGCTAGAATGTAAAGGTTTCAAGGTAAAGCTGGCCGGTGGTTAA
- the purR gene encoding HTH-type transcriptional repressor PurR: MATIKDVAKRAGVSTTTVSHVINKTRFVAEDTKTAVWAAIKELSYSPSAVARSLKVNSTKTLGLLATSSGSPYFAEVIQAVESACYKKGYTLILCNTQNDLEKQQAYLAMLAQKRVDGLLVMCSEYHPPLLELLNDYQNIPMMVMDWGKHSDFTDNIEDNGFHGGYLAARYLIDRGHRDIATITGQLNEFTGRERHRGFLHALEEAGIHIPAEWIIEADFQPQEGHEGMMQLLKLKKRPTALFCGGDVIAMGALCAAGEMGLRIPQDISVIGYDNIRNTRFYNPPLTTIQQPKENLAEMALDMLLDRVINKRETYHSIELHPELVERNSVADGPHLKK; this comes from the coding sequence ATGGCAACGATCAAAGACGTAGCAAAACGCGCGGGCGTTTCAACAACAACAGTATCTCACGTCATTAATAAAACCCGTTTTGTAGCGGAAGATACAAAAACCGCCGTTTGGGCAGCCATAAAAGAACTCAGCTACTCCCCCAGCGCCGTTGCCCGCAGCCTTAAGGTGAACAGCACCAAAACGCTGGGACTACTGGCAACCAGCAGTGGATCCCCCTACTTTGCTGAGGTGATTCAGGCCGTAGAGTCCGCCTGTTATAAAAAAGGCTACACGCTCATCCTGTGCAATACACAAAACGACCTGGAAAAGCAGCAGGCCTATCTGGCAATGCTGGCGCAAAAACGTGTGGATGGCCTGCTGGTGATGTGTTCGGAATATCATCCCCCTCTGCTTGAGCTGTTAAATGACTATCAAAATATTCCCATGATGGTCATGGACTGGGGCAAACACAGCGATTTTACCGACAACATTGAAGATAACGGTTTCCACGGCGGCTATCTGGCGGCTCGCTATCTGATAGACAGAGGGCACCGAGACATCGCGACTATTACCGGTCAGCTTAATGAGTTTACCGGCCGCGAGCGCCATCGCGGTTTTCTCCATGCACTGGAAGAAGCAGGCATCCATATTCCAGCAGAGTGGATTATCGAAGCGGACTTTCAGCCTCAGGAAGGTCATGAAGGCATGATGCAACTGCTAAAACTGAAAAAGCGCCCAACGGCGCTGTTCTGCGGCGGCGACGTTATCGCAATGGGAGCCCTGTGCGCGGCGGGAGAAATGGGGTTAAGAATCCCTCAGGATATTTCGGTGATCGGTTATGACAATATCCGAAACACCCGTTTTTATAATCCACCTTTGACAACTATTCAGCAGCCCAAAGAGAACCTAGCCGAAATGGCGCTCGACATGCTGTTAGATCGCGTAATCAATAAGCGAGAAACTTACCACTCTATTGAGCTGCATCCTGAGCTGGTAGAGCGGAACTCTGTCGCCGACGGCCCACACCTTAAAAAATAG
- a CDS encoding GAF domain-containing protein, with translation MSKKAFYTELNNTLVALLDGETDMIASLANASALLFERLENVNWAGFYLLKGNELVLGPFQGKVACTRIPMGKGVCGTAAVAARIQRIDDVHQFDGHIACDSASNSEIVLPLYCGDRVVGVLDIDSTLFSRFDSEDEAGLKAIALRLSEHISRAEQ, from the coding sequence ATGAGTAAAAAAGCGTTTTATACCGAGTTGAACAACACGCTTGTTGCACTACTTGACGGCGAAACTGACATGATTGCCTCGTTGGCTAACGCCAGCGCTCTGCTGTTTGAGCGATTGGAGAACGTTAACTGGGCGGGTTTTTATTTGCTGAAAGGTAATGAACTGGTGTTAGGGCCTTTTCAGGGGAAAGTTGCCTGTACCCGAATTCCGATGGGAAAAGGCGTATGCGGAACGGCAGCTGTAGCGGCTCGCATTCAGCGTATCGATGACGTTCATCAGTTCGATGGTCATATTGCCTGCGACAGTGCAAGCAATTCAGAAATTGTGCTCCCTCTCTACTGCGGCGATCGGGTAGTGGGGGTATTAGACATAGACAGTACATTGTTTAGCCGTTTTGACAGTGAGGATGAGGCCGGGCTTAAGGCTATTGCTCTGCGTCTTTCCGAGCATATCTCAAGGGCTGAACAGTAA
- a CDS encoding YniB family protein, whose product MTHHTASALALIKRIAGIVIFIPSLISTAISMLKYLVAPKSQMQEMTATIMDFLQVMFNIVRQYTSFLEYFWVNSPVPNTKDWSATGSIWFIVIFALIFVGMALSASGARLAKRVYNVREGVTERAVLEALNGEQGRSKQELEKLISIPNTSIFAQFSELYVAPILWGAFLYVILRLVDML is encoded by the coding sequence ATGACTCACCACACGGCTAGCGCGCTGGCTTTAATCAAGCGGATCGCGGGTATTGTTATTTTTATCCCCTCGCTTATATCGACCGCGATATCTATGCTTAAGTATCTGGTTGCGCCTAAAAGCCAAATGCAGGAGATGACGGCGACCATCATGGACTTCCTGCAGGTCATGTTTAATATCGTACGTCAGTACACCTCCTTTCTTGAGTATTTTTGGGTTAACTCTCCGGTGCCAAACACCAAAGACTGGTCAGCCACTGGCAGCATCTGGTTTATCGTGATTTTCGCGCTGATATTCGTGGGCATGGCGCTTTCAGCCTCTGGTGCTCGCTTGGCCAAGCGCGTTTACAACGTGCGGGAAGGCGTCACAGAGCGCGCGGTGCTTGAAGCGTTAAACGGCGAGCAGGGGCGTTCGAAGCAGGAGTTAGAGAAGCTGATTTCTATTCCTAATACTTCTATTTTTGCTCAGTTCAGCGAGCTTTATGTTGCACCGATACTGTGGGGCGCGTTTCTTTACGTGATTTTGCGTCTGGTAGATATGCTGTAG
- a CDS encoding transporter, translating into MIGALYNVMQKKLTLSLSIALLAYSLPCTSATKAYVGHGAPVNINVAGASVLAEGKAIVTLNSSFRDKTHQVEGTGSSDTFTQIWLLKMRYGLTDRLELVTSVPYTNNRRDDMYPEYIDGLGDMPLTLSYALLSQRAGDPFWLTLKGGFLLPTGQRGDNHLAGSNAWGGKAGISATRLFTPQFKGDLDFIVQGPFERGNSDVKRGTEYQISGQLRYLPDSFPVDIGLETTYSKSENGNKKINGRSVITTRQQKSGF; encoded by the coding sequence TTGATCGGCGCACTGTATAACGTTATGCAAAAGAAACTGACACTTAGCCTTTCCATTGCGTTATTGGCCTATTCTCTTCCCTGTACTAGCGCTACAAAGGCTTATGTCGGACACGGTGCTCCGGTAAATATCAATGTTGCCGGTGCGTCGGTTCTCGCTGAGGGAAAGGCAATCGTTACCCTCAACAGTTCCTTCAGAGATAAAACCCATCAGGTTGAAGGAACCGGCAGTTCGGATACCTTCACGCAAATCTGGCTATTAAAAATGCGCTATGGGTTAACAGATCGTCTGGAGCTAGTTACGTCTGTTCCCTATACCAATAATCGCCGGGACGATATGTATCCTGAATACATTGATGGACTGGGAGATATGCCACTGACACTCTCTTATGCCTTATTGAGCCAGCGCGCAGGAGATCCTTTCTGGCTAACGCTGAAAGGCGGCTTTCTATTGCCGACTGGGCAGCGTGGCGATAATCATCTGGCGGGCAGCAATGCCTGGGGTGGAAAGGCGGGGATCAGCGCTACGCGCCTATTTACCCCACAGTTTAAAGGCGACCTAGATTTTATTGTGCAGGGGCCTTTTGAACGAGGTAACAGCGACGTCAAACGAGGAACTGAGTATCAAATCAGTGGGCAACTGCGCTATTTACCTGACAGCTTTCCCGTTGATATAGGGCTGGAAACCACCTACAGCAAGTCAGAAAACGGTAATAAAAAGATTAACGGCAGAAGCGTGATAACTACTCGTCAACAAAAGAGTGGGTTTTAG
- the proQ gene encoding RNA chaperone ProQ, protein MENQPNKLNSSKEVIAYLAETFPRCFTLEGEARPLKIGIFQDVITRLPEETLFSKTQLRTALRLYTSSWRYLHGLKADAQRVDLDGSDCGALEAQHVEHARKQLEEAKARVQAQRAAQRKEREGKEKSEAPARRTRPPVKKAENSASAKPAARRPAAPAATAKPKTVPVSDITSLKIGQPVQVRAGKSAMDATVLEIAKDGVRVQLASGLAMLVRAEHLQF, encoded by the coding sequence ATGGAAAACCAACCCAACAAGTTGAACAGTAGTAAAGAAGTAATTGCCTATCTGGCTGAGACGTTCCCACGTTGTTTTACTCTCGAAGGTGAAGCTCGGCCTCTTAAGATTGGCATCTTCCAGGACGTTATTACTCGTCTACCGGAAGAAACGCTGTTTAGTAAGACCCAGCTGCGTACTGCTTTACGCCTGTATACTTCAAGCTGGCGCTATCTGCATGGCCTGAAGGCTGACGCTCAGCGCGTCGATCTGGACGGTTCTGACTGCGGTGCGCTGGAGGCTCAACACGTAGAGCACGCCCGCAAGCAGTTGGAAGAAGCTAAGGCTCGCGTACAGGCTCAGCGCGCTGCACAGCGCAAAGAAAGAGAAGGCAAAGAAAAGTCCGAAGCGCCTGCTCGCCGCACTCGTCCTCCTGTGAAGAAAGCTGAGAATAGCGCGTCAGCCAAGCCTGCCGCTCGTCGTCCAGCAGCACCTGCTGCGACAGCGAAGCCGAAGACTGTTCCCGTTAGCGATATTACTTCGTTGAAAATTGGTCAGCCGGTACAGGTTCGCGCAGGTAAAAGCGCAATGGACGCCACCGTTCTTGAAATTGCCAAAGACGGTGTCCGTGTGCAGCTGGCTTCTGGCTTAGCTATGCTGGTTCGCGCCGAACATTTACAGTTCTGA
- a CDS encoding aryl-sulfate sulfotransferase — protein MKLKYALPTLALSAAILSVLPSTALAIGGASGARIDYQVQGHIGEVVMNPYDIAPLTAIIRNGGYVLKEASVRIVPKENGQEITYQVNDKYLLTYGGIPVFGLYPDYVNTVEVEYTRVYGAKTEKIKESYTLYAPPAYAESAGTKEEQTSFFTVDVKKVAPEFKDRLYLLNNLQDKSGNGTRTVWNNPVGGALEWNFYPVNAVIDTSGDIRWYMFANPIYDLKSIYKAGVMMGFKQNDDGALTWGYGQRYVKYDIMGREIFNRRLPDNYNDFSHSMDNAANGHYFLRVASSNHKRADGKNVRTVRDVIAEVDQNGVVVDEWRLFDILDPYRDVVMKTLDQGAVCLNIDASQAGHTLSAEDLAALDSSDKFGDIVGSGPGRNWAHVNSVDYDSEDDSIIISSRHQSAIIKIGRDKKVKWILSSPVGWKAPFDAEVLTPVDANGQKIKCENSVCEGGFDWTWTQHTAFKIDSMSKGDTIYVSAFDNGDGRGMEQPAMPSMKYSRSVIYKIDQKNKTVQQVWEYGKERGNEWFSPVTSITEYQQDKNSVFVYSATAGGTFDLSVGAFTSLPNPYIEEFKWGEKEPSVEIQLHGTRGYQAMPFSLHKAFTK, from the coding sequence ATGAAGCTTAAATATGCGTTACCCACTCTCGCTCTGTCAGCCGCCATTCTTTCTGTCCTGCCGTCTACCGCTCTGGCTATTGGTGGCGCGAGCGGTGCAAGAATAGACTATCAGGTTCAAGGGCACATCGGTGAAGTAGTGATGAACCCTTATGATATTGCCCCACTGACAGCCATTATTCGCAATGGCGGATACGTTTTGAAAGAAGCGTCGGTTCGAATTGTGCCGAAAGAAAACGGTCAGGAAATCACCTATCAGGTAAATGACAAATATCTGCTAACCTACGGCGGGATCCCAGTTTTTGGCCTCTACCCCGACTATGTAAACACCGTCGAGGTGGAGTACACCCGCGTTTACGGCGCCAAAACTGAAAAAATCAAAGAAAGCTATACCCTATACGCTCCCCCAGCCTATGCCGAATCGGCGGGTACGAAAGAAGAACAGACCTCCTTCTTTACCGTCGATGTCAAAAAGGTTGCTCCCGAATTTAAAGATCGCCTCTACCTGTTAAACAACCTTCAGGATAAATCTGGCAACGGCACTCGCACTGTGTGGAACAACCCCGTCGGCGGCGCGTTGGAATGGAACTTCTATCCCGTCAACGCAGTTATTGATACCTCTGGAGATATCCGCTGGTACATGTTTGCCAACCCAATTTACGATTTGAAATCCATCTATAAAGCCGGCGTTATGATGGGGTTCAAGCAAAACGATGATGGAGCCTTAACCTGGGGCTACGGTCAGCGCTATGTGAAGTATGACATTATGGGGCGTGAAATTTTTAATCGCCGCCTGCCCGATAACTATAATGACTTCTCCCATTCGATGGACAACGCCGCTAACGGGCACTATTTTCTGCGTGTAGCCAGCTCCAACCACAAGCGTGCCGATGGTAAAAACGTTCGCACCGTGCGCGACGTTATTGCTGAGGTCGATCAAAACGGCGTGGTGGTTGATGAATGGAGACTGTTCGATATTCTCGATCCCTATCGCGATGTGGTCATGAAAACTCTCGATCAGGGCGCCGTATGCTTGAACATAGATGCTAGCCAGGCTGGTCATACGCTAAGCGCTGAAGACTTAGCCGCACTGGACTCCTCAGATAAATTTGGTGATATCGTCGGCAGTGGACCAGGCCGCAACTGGGCCCACGTCAACAGCGTGGACTATGACAGTGAGGACGACTCCATCATTATCAGCTCCCGCCACCAAAGCGCCATCATAAAAATTGGTCGTGACAAAAAAGTGAAGTGGATCCTTAGCTCGCCGGTTGGTTGGAAAGCGCCTTTTGATGCTGAAGTTCTGACGCCCGTTGATGCTAATGGTCAGAAAATCAAGTGTGAAAACAGTGTCTGTGAAGGCGGCTTCGATTGGACGTGGACACAGCATACCGCGTTTAAAATCGACAGCATGAGCAAAGGTGACACCATTTATGTCTCTGCCTTTGACAACGGTGACGGTCGCGGCATGGAGCAGCCCGCCATGCCCAGCATGAAGTACAGCCGCTCCGTTATTTATAAGATCGACCAGAAAAACAAAACAGTACAACAGGTATGGGAATACGGTAAAGAACGCGGAAACGAGTGGTTCAGCCCTGTCACCTCTATCACCGAGTACCAACAGGATAAAAACTCTGTGTTTGTTTATTCTGCAACTGCGGGCGGAACTTTCGATCTGTCTGTCGGCGCCTTCACTAGCCTGCCAAATCCTTACATTGAAGAATTCAAATGGGGTGAAAAAGAACCGTCAGTTGAAATCCAGCTGCACGGAACCCGAGGCTATCAGGCTATGCCCTTTAGCCTACACAAAGCCTTCACCAAATAA
- the htpX gene encoding protease HtpX, translated as MMRIALFLLTNLAVMFIFGIILSLTGIQGRSVQGLMIMAGLFGFGGALISLMMSKWMALRSVGGQLIEQPANEVERWLVETVRRQSEQSGIAMPQVAIYHAPDINAFATGARRDASLVAVSSGLLQNMSRDEAEAVLAHEISHIANGDMVTMTLIQGVVNTFVIFASRLIAQLASGFLNRDGESSSSGNTMVYFAVSMVLELVFGILASIITMWFSRYREFKADAGSANLVGREKMIAALQRLKTSYEPQEESSMMAFCINGKAKTFSELFMSHPPLDKRIEALRAGSYLKRSA; from the coding sequence ATGATGCGTATAGCGCTCTTTTTATTAACTAACCTAGCGGTTATGTTTATTTTCGGCATTATCCTGAGCCTGACGGGCATTCAGGGCCGCAGCGTGCAGGGGCTGATGATTATGGCTGGCCTGTTTGGCTTCGGCGGCGCACTGATTTCGTTGATGATGTCAAAGTGGATGGCGCTCCGTTCTGTCGGTGGGCAGTTAATAGAACAGCCGGCTAACGAAGTTGAGCGCTGGCTGGTTGAGACGGTTAGACGTCAGTCTGAGCAGTCTGGTATCGCCATGCCGCAGGTTGCTATTTATCACGCACCCGATATTAACGCATTCGCGACCGGTGCAAGAAGAGACGCGTCTCTGGTTGCCGTAAGCTCAGGACTTCTGCAAAACATGAGCCGTGATGAAGCAGAAGCAGTACTGGCTCATGAAATCAGTCACATAGCTAATGGTGATATGGTCACAATGACCCTGATTCAGGGGGTAGTGAACACCTTCGTGATCTTTGCGTCTCGTCTGATTGCTCAACTGGCGTCGGGCTTTCTTAACCGCGATGGTGAAAGCTCTTCTTCAGGCAATACGATGGTTTACTTTGCCGTTTCTATGGTACTGGAACTGGTATTCGGTATTTTGGCCAGTATTATTACCATGTGGTTTTCCCGCTATCGCGAGTTTAAGGCTGATGCAGGCTCCGCTAATCTGGTTGGCCGTGAGAAAATGATTGCGGCACTTCAGCGCCTGAAAACCAGCTATGAGCCGCAGGAAGAGTCCAGCATGATGGCGTTTTGTATCAATGGTAAAGCAAAAACGTTCAGTGAACTGTTTATGTCTCACCCACCGTTGGATAAGCGAATTGAAGCCCTGCGTGCGGGCAGCTATCTGAAGCGTTCTGCATAA
- the prc gene encoding carboxy terminal-processing peptidase — translation MNNLIRLTAIASLFLAGLSYAKEATPRIEQIPDLQQEVQHSAVSERVTSRFTRSHYRQFTLDDAFSEKIFNRYLNMLDFSHNVLLASDIEKFADKKSALDDELKSGQLDTAYALYNYAQKRRLERLNYALSLLDKPMTFDNDDVIEVDRSKSSWPTTDAELDKLWYQKVKYDALNLTLAGKKWPEIKDILTKRYQSAIKRLTQAKSEDVFQTFMNAFAREIDPHTSYLSPRNTEQFNTEMSLSLEGIGAVLMMEDDYTQINSLVPGGPAAKSKAIAVGDKIVGVGQQDKPIVDVIGWRLDDVVALIKGPKGSKVRLEILPAGKGAKSKVVTITRERIRLEDRAVKMTLKTVGKKKVGVLDIPGFYVGLTDDVKTQLQKLTSQNVDSIIIDLRGNGGGALTEAVSLSGLFIPSGPVVQVRDNNGKIREDSDTDSIVYYKGPLVVLVDRFSASASEIFAAAMQDYGRALIVGEPTFGKGTVQQHRALNRIYDQMLRPDWPDLGSVQYTIQKFYRINGGSTQRKGVTPDVVMPTGVDPAETGESFEDNALPWDSVAKANYTPLGNEARYVPTLIGEHDARIAKNAEFQYIAQDIARYKANKDKRSTISLNLAKREKESAEDDATRLNRINERLVREGKKKLKSLEDLPKDYKEPDPYLDETVQIALDLAALEKADAATAAKK, via the coding sequence ATGAATAACTTAATCCGACTAACGGCCATTGCAAGCTTATTTCTCGCAGGATTAAGTTATGCGAAAGAGGCAACTCCCCGCATTGAGCAAATTCCGGACCTTCAGCAGGAGGTCCAGCATTCTGCCGTCAGCGAACGCGTCACCTCTCGCTTTACCCGCTCTCACTATCGCCAGTTTACGCTGGATGACGCCTTCTCAGAGAAAATCTTTAATCGCTATCTAAACATGCTGGATTTCAGCCACAACGTGCTGCTGGCGTCAGATATCGAAAAGTTTGCCGATAAGAAAAGCGCGCTGGACGATGAGCTAAAATCAGGGCAGTTAGACACGGCCTATGCGCTGTATAACTACGCGCAAAAGCGTCGCCTTGAGCGACTGAACTATGCGCTGTCTCTGCTGGATAAACCCATGACGTTTGATAACGATGACGTCATTGAAGTTGACCGCAGTAAATCATCGTGGCCAACCACAGATGCCGAGCTGGACAAGCTTTGGTATCAAAAAGTGAAATACGACGCGCTGAACCTGACGTTAGCGGGCAAGAAATGGCCAGAAATTAAAGACATTCTGACCAAGCGCTATCAGTCGGCGATCAAACGCCTGACGCAGGCTAAGAGTGAAGACGTTTTCCAAACCTTTATGAACGCCTTTGCTCGGGAAATCGATCCGCACACCAGCTATCTGTCTCCGCGCAATACTGAGCAGTTTAATACCGAAATGAGCCTGTCCCTTGAGGGAATTGGTGCGGTATTAATGATGGAAGACGACTATACCCAGATTAACTCCCTGGTGCCTGGCGGGCCGGCGGCCAAGAGCAAGGCTATTGCTGTAGGCGATAAGATTGTTGGCGTTGGTCAGCAGGACAAGCCGATTGTTGACGTTATCGGCTGGCGTTTAGACGATGTTGTTGCGCTGATTAAAGGGCCTAAAGGCAGCAAGGTTCGGCTGGAAATTCTACCGGCAGGAAAGGGCGCTAAGTCGAAAGTCGTCACTATTACTCGTGAACGAATTCGCTTGGAAGACCGCGCCGTTAAGATGACGCTGAAGACCGTCGGCAAGAAGAAAGTGGGCGTGCTCGATATTCCCGGCTTTTATGTCGGCCTGACGGACGATGTGAAGACTCAGCTGCAAAAGCTGACGAGTCAAAACGTTGACAGCATTATTATCGATCTGCGCGGCAACGGCGGCGGAGCGCTGACGGAAGCGGTTTCTCTGTCTGGTCTGTTTATTCCCAGCGGGCCAGTCGTTCAGGTGCGGGATAACAACGGTAAGATCCGCGAAGACAGCGATACCGACAGCATCGTTTACTACAAAGGACCGCTGGTTGTGCTTGTCGATCGCTTTAGCGCATCTGCGTCTGAAATCTTTGCAGCCGCCATGCAGGACTATGGCCGAGCGCTGATTGTCGGTGAACCTACCTTTGGTAAAGGAACTGTCCAGCAGCACCGTGCTCTGAACCGTATTTACGATCAGATGCTGCGCCCTGACTGGCCGGATTTAGGCTCAGTTCAGTACACGATCCAAAAGTTCTACCGCATCAACGGTGGAAGCACACAGCGTAAGGGCGTGACTCCTGATGTCGTTATGCCAACAGGTGTCGATCCGGCTGAAACCGGCGAGAGCTTTGAAGATAACGCTTTACCGTGGGATAGCGTAGCCAAGGCCAACTATACGCCTCTGGGCAACGAAGCTCGCTATGTACCGACGCTTATTGGTGAACACGATGCACGCATCGCCAAGAACGCTGAATTCCAGTATATCGCGCAGGACATTGCTCGCTATAAGGCGAATAAAGACAAGCGCAGCACCATTTCTCTTAACCTCGCCAAGCGGGAAAAAGAGAGTGCAGAGGATGACGCGACTCGCCTGAACCGTATCAATGAACGACTGGTTCGTGAAGGCAAAAAGAAGCTGAAGTCGCTGGAAGATTTGCCGAAAGACTACAAAGAGCCCGATCCCTATCTGGATGAAACTGTCCAAATAGCATTGGATCTTGCCGCGCTAGAGAAGGCGGATGCGGCTACGGCGGCAAAAAAATAG